In Luteimonas viscosa, the following proteins share a genomic window:
- a CDS encoding SMP-30/gluconolactonase/LRE family protein has translation MPALAFCLAATVAAARLDASADRLYVARDHVGDGVFTAGIEGPASGPDGALYVVNFSREGTIGRIPAGDGAARAELFVELPEGRTGNGIRFDAQGRMYVADYTGHAVLRIDPRDRSVAVHAHDPRMHQPNDLAIAPDGTLYASDPRWSRGDGQLWRIDRDGRVHLLESGMGTTNGIEVSPDGRHLYVNESVQRRVWIYDIDADGEVSGKRLLLTFADHGLDGMRADEAGNLYIARFGAGTVAIVSPRGEVLREVALAGQRPTNVAFGGADGRSVFVTLQDRGAVETFRSAYRGREYGAMPAPVSPTAGAAPGTP, from the coding sequence ATGCCTGCGCTCGCCTTCTGCCTCGCCGCGACCGTCGCAGCCGCCCGGCTCGACGCGTCCGCGGATCGACTGTACGTGGCCCGCGACCACGTGGGCGACGGGGTTTTCACCGCCGGCATCGAGGGCCCTGCCAGCGGGCCGGATGGCGCGTTGTACGTGGTCAACTTTTCACGCGAGGGCACGATCGGCCGCATCCCTGCCGGCGATGGCGCCGCGCGCGCCGAATTGTTCGTCGAGCTGCCCGAGGGCCGGACCGGCAACGGCATCCGCTTCGATGCGCAGGGTCGCATGTACGTGGCGGACTACACCGGGCATGCGGTGCTGCGGATCGATCCGCGCGACCGCTCGGTCGCGGTGCACGCCCACGATCCGCGCATGCACCAGCCCAACGACCTGGCGATCGCGCCCGACGGCACCCTTTATGCCAGCGATCCGCGCTGGTCGCGGGGCGATGGCCAGCTCTGGCGGATCGACCGCGACGGTCGCGTGCATCTGCTCGAAAGCGGCATGGGCACCACCAACGGCATCGAGGTCTCGCCCGATGGCCGGCATCTGTACGTCAACGAAAGCGTGCAGCGCCGTGTCTGGATCTACGACATCGATGCGGACGGCGAAGTGTCGGGCAAGCGCCTTCTGCTCACGTTCGCCGACCACGGCCTCGACGGCATGCGCGCCGACGAGGCCGGCAACCTCTACATCGCGCGCTTCGGTGCAGGCACCGTGGCGATCGTCTCGCCGCGCGGCGAGGTGCTGCGCGAGGTGGCGCTGGCGGGCCAGAGGCCGACCAACGTCGCGTTCGGAGGCGCGGATGGCCGCAGCGTGTTCGTCACCCTGCAGGATCGTGGCGCGGTCGAAACCTTCCGCAGCGCGTACCGGGGTCGCGAGTATGGTGCAATGCCTGCACCGGTCAGCCCGACGGCAGGGGCAGCCCCCGGAACGCCTTGA
- a CDS encoding DUF4180 domain-containing protein, protein MKFQLVQNSDPGVIECIAGITDVRDSMELAYACSDADTDLLLIHAGALPSEFFQLPTGFAGEFVQRLVNFRLRTAAVFDPDGYYPERFREFLLEARRHPQFRAFDSQPDALAWLAASAVQSGAA, encoded by the coding sequence ATGAAGTTTCAGCTAGTCCAAAATTCTGATCCAGGCGTCATAGAGTGCATCGCCGGCATCACGGACGTCCGAGATTCAATGGAACTGGCTTATGCCTGTAGTGACGCTGACACTGACTTGCTGCTCATACATGCTGGAGCACTGCCCTCGGAGTTCTTTCAGCTCCCCACCGGCTTCGCCGGGGAATTCGTGCAGAGACTTGTAAATTTCCGCCTGCGTACTGCTGCTGTCTTTGACCCAGATGGATACTATCCGGAGAGATTCCGTGAGTTCTTGCTGGAGGCGCGTCGTCACCCACAGTTCCGCGCCTTCGATAGCCAGCCGGACGCGCTGGCGTGGTTGGCGGCATCGGCAGTACAGTCGGGTGCCGCCTAA
- a CDS encoding Lrp/AsnC family transcriptional regulator translates to MTAIELDRTDLLLLAELQQAGRQTNADLAERVHLSASACLRRVQRLEREGVIAGYRAELDGDRLGLGLQAFVRVQLARHDAESVAAFATRVNDWPDVVACHALTGDMDYLLHVVVADLEHFSRFLLDRLLADARVADVNSSFVLRTVKAFRGLPLPSG, encoded by the coding sequence ATGACCGCCATCGAACTCGACCGCACGGACCTCCTTCTGCTGGCGGAACTCCAGCAGGCGGGCCGCCAGACCAATGCCGACCTGGCCGAACGCGTGCACCTGTCGGCCTCGGCCTGCCTGCGCCGGGTGCAGCGGCTGGAGCGGGAGGGGGTGATCGCGGGCTACCGCGCGGAACTCGATGGCGACCGCCTCGGCCTGGGACTGCAGGCTTTCGTCCGGGTGCAGCTGGCCCGGCACGATGCCGAGTCGGTCGCCGCGTTCGCGACCCGGGTCAACGACTGGCCCGACGTGGTCGCCTGCCATGCGCTGACCGGCGACATGGACTACCTGCTGCACGTGGTCGTCGCCGACCTCGAACACTTCTCGCGCTTCCTGCTCGACCGCCTGCTGGCCGATGCGCGCGTGGCGGACGTCAATTCCAGCTTCGTGCTGCGCACGGTCAAGGCGTTCCGGGGGCTGCCCCTGCCGTCGGGCTGA
- the phhA gene encoding phenylalanine 4-monooxygenase: protein MSAPPRRVENLHTDKGKVPVYATGIVEQPWDDYDAADHATWATLFARQREVLVGRASREFLEAQDAMGMTPHAIPKYAELNAVLADATGWQLIGVEGLLPELDFFDHLANRRFPVTWWIRKPEQIDYIEEPDLFHDLFGHVPLLMNPVFADYMEAYGRGGVKAHGIGPEALQNLTRLYWYTVEFGLIREAGELRIYGSGIVSSKGESLHALESAAPNRIGFDLERIMRTRYRIDSYQKTYFVIDSFQQLIDATAPDFTPVYARLAEQPSIAAGTVLDGDLVYQRGSGEGWASDGDV, encoded by the coding sequence ATGTCCGCACCCCCGCGCCGCGTCGAGAACCTGCACACCGACAAGGGCAAGGTCCCGGTTTATGCCACCGGCATCGTCGAGCAGCCCTGGGACGACTACGACGCGGCCGACCACGCCACCTGGGCGACACTGTTCGCGCGCCAGCGCGAGGTGCTGGTAGGTCGCGCCAGCCGCGAGTTCCTGGAGGCGCAGGACGCGATGGGCATGACCCCGCACGCGATCCCGAAGTACGCCGAACTCAACGCGGTGCTGGCCGACGCCACCGGCTGGCAGCTGATCGGAGTGGAAGGCCTGCTGCCGGAACTCGATTTCTTCGACCACCTCGCCAACCGCCGCTTCCCGGTGACCTGGTGGATCCGCAAGCCCGAACAGATCGACTACATCGAGGAACCCGACCTGTTCCACGACCTGTTCGGCCACGTGCCGTTGCTGATGAACCCGGTGTTCGCCGATTACATGGAGGCCTACGGGCGCGGCGGGGTGAAGGCGCACGGCATCGGGCCGGAGGCATTGCAGAACCTGACCCGCCTGTACTGGTATACGGTCGAGTTCGGCCTGATCCGCGAGGCCGGCGAACTGCGCATCTACGGCAGCGGCATCGTCTCCTCGAAGGGCGAATCGCTGCACGCGCTGGAGAGCGCCGCGCCCAACCGCATCGGATTCGACCTGGAGCGGATCATGCGCACCCGCTACCGCATCGACAGCTACCAGAAGACCTACTTCGTCATCGACAGCTTCCAGCAGCTGATCGACGCCACCGCGCCCGACTTCACCCCGGTGTACGCCCGTCTCGCCGAACAGCCCTCGATCGCCGCGGGCACGGTGCTGGACGGCGACCTCGTGTACCAGCGCGGCAGTGGCGAAGGCTGGGCCAGCGACGGCGACGTCTGA
- a CDS encoding integron integrase — protein MRYGGKETGVSRTDAAVAAPRLLDEVRARMRLKHYSLRTEQAYLYWIRRYIRACGMRHPRTLDGKVVEAFLSRLASQDHVAASTQNQALSAILFLYREVLAMDLPWMADVVRARRPPRLPVVLSLEETDRLLSQLCGRDGLMAGLLYGSGLRLMECLRLRVKDVDFARNEITVREGKGGKDRRTMLPSRLRDPLQRQLDAVRILHAEDVAQGFGEVALPHALARKYPSAATALQWQYVFPAARRSRDPRDGRIKRHHLDENVLQRAVRRASGRAGIAKPVTPHTLRHSFATHLLEAGYDIRTIQELLGHKDLATTQVYTHVLNRGAGGVLSPLDR, from the coding sequence ATGCGATATGGCGGCAAGGAGACCGGCGTATCCCGGACGGACGCTGCAGTGGCGGCGCCGCGCCTGTTGGACGAAGTTCGTGCCCGGATGCGGCTGAAACACTACAGCTTGCGCACCGAACAGGCTTACCTGTACTGGATTCGCCGGTATATCCGCGCTTGCGGGATGCGTCACCCGCGAACGCTCGACGGCAAGGTGGTGGAGGCCTTCCTGTCCCGGCTGGCCTCGCAGGACCATGTCGCCGCGAGTACCCAGAACCAGGCGCTGTCGGCGATCCTGTTCCTGTATCGCGAGGTCCTGGCCATGGACCTTCCGTGGATGGCGGACGTGGTGCGGGCTCGACGTCCACCGAGGCTGCCGGTGGTGCTATCACTGGAGGAGACCGACCGGCTCCTGTCGCAGCTGTGCGGTCGCGACGGGCTGATGGCCGGGCTGCTGTATGGCAGTGGGCTGCGGCTGATGGAATGCCTGCGCCTGCGGGTGAAGGATGTCGACTTCGCACGCAACGAGATCACGGTGCGCGAGGGCAAGGGCGGCAAGGATCGGCGGACGATGCTGCCGTCGCGCCTGCGTGATCCGCTGCAGCGCCAGCTCGATGCGGTGCGCATCCTGCATGCGGAGGACGTGGCCCAAGGCTTCGGCGAGGTCGCGCTTCCGCATGCGCTGGCGCGCAAGTATCCGTCTGCCGCCACCGCGTTGCAGTGGCAGTACGTGTTTCCCGCCGCGCGTCGCAGCCGCGACCCGCGGGACGGACGCATCAAGCGCCATCACCTCGACGAGAACGTCCTGCAGCGCGCGGTCAGACGCGCGTCCGGGCGGGCCGGCATCGCGAAGCCGGTCACGCCGCACACGCTGCGCCACAGCTTCGCCACCCATCTGCTCGAGGCGGGCTACGACATCCGCACCATCCAGGAACTGCTCGGCCACAAGGACCTGGCGACGACGCAGGTCTACACGCACGTCCTGAACCGCGGCGCCGGCGGTGTGCTGAGTCCGCTGGATCGTTGA